Genomic DNA from Deltaproteobacteria bacterium:
TGTGCCTTGTACATGGACAAGACGATCCGGTCGGAAAACCAATAGCTTCCGACATTCATGACCACGGCCAGAACAAAGGCCACGACCATCCCGCCCTGTCCGCCGATCATCCTCCCAAAAAGGATGAGCATGGCCGTCAAAACGCCCAGCAAGAGACCGGTCTTCAACTGGCTGCTCATATTGACTGTCCTCCGAAATCCAGAAGGAACATTATCCTTCGTTGATCTGAATCCGCCGCACGGCCACCGGGGAATGGCCCACCTTGGACACGGTCACTGTGAGGATGCCCCTTTCGAGATTCGCTTCGATTCCCTGAAGATCGGCCGTCTCCGGCAAAACGAATTTTCGGGCAAAAGGACCGTAGGAACG
This window encodes:
- a CDS encoding protease HtpX; the protein is MSSQLKTGLLLGVLTAMLILFGRMIGGQGGMVVAFVLAVVMNVGSYWFSDRIVLSMYKA